GCCTGTATCTTGCCTCCCTAGTTTTAATTTGAGTGTTAACAGAGGCCCCACTCCCCAGCCTCTTGACACAACATTccactctgtgtcttctgttttgtcttttgggGGGCACCAATTAATTCACCCTCTCCAATAACCTGCATGGCCATATCCTCAATCACTTCTGCTCAGATTCCTCTAAGTCTGAGCCTTGACATTCTCATGCCAGATATTCTTGGGTCATATTAATCCTTATTTTCTCTGGTTGCACTGAATACTCATTTTTCAGTTAATGTCCTCAAATGTCAGATGAAAGTGGACTATTTCATGGACTTTTTATTGTGGCCTGTAAGTAAGATATATCTGTAAACTGCTAAGCTCAGTACCCAGCTGGCAGGAAGTGCTCAGCATACATTAGGTTGCTGCCTTGCCCTTTTGGAGCTGCCATGGTGGGTGTGGTGTTGAGTTTCCTCTTCACTTCCTCCTGACAGGGCTTCCCTGTCACTGTGTTCCCATGTACCAGCTGAGATGCAGCAGCATGGCTCAgtccctgctcttcctcttgttctcagcttccagaggccTGAACTGGAACCTGGCTATGACTCACTCTCCTCTTACCAGGAACTCCTTTTGTTGATAGTTTACATTTTGATCTACTTTTGTAATACAgagaatttgaacccaagttcTTCTGTGTGTGCTAGACCTGCCACACTATATAgagtggtttctttttcttcattctaccactgaactctgcaccccagcccttgataaatattttaacatatacatatttcatatatatgcatatatgtgtattttatatatgtatgtgattttGTGCATATTTAAGTTTCAATACAAGGCATTGTACTAGAAAGCACATAGAAAATTATACTCAAAGTTGGTTTATGAAATTGTACCTAACAAGTTTTTACTGGAAGTTACATTCATGTGGAATATCCatccatcaaacattttttttctaaataatagaaacatatcaatctgttgacttttgcttttctatgtgACATATATAGGCTAATGATATGAGAGGGAAGTCCTGGCACCTTAGATCTTGTGTGGTGAAGGCCAGACTGTGCATGATTTGGGGTGCAGGCTGTTTGTGATGTCCTTGATACTGGTTGTTTTTACTCCCTAGATTCAGGTATTTCCTCTGTATTTGGGGTGTTGGCATAGATTTTCTAACTCTGGTCCTCCacagctcttctttctcttctcctggctCAGATACTGTCATTGTCACCAGGACAAATGGTATAAATATGACAACTAAAGGGCTTGGacacaatgaaggaaaattattaatgcaaatatctCCTGGTCCTCTGTAAGTGTGTCatgtgaatttagaaaattttctgtgtGCGACATCCTTTTTCCTCACAGAGAAAGCATCTTCCATGTTCCTTGAGACTTCTGTGGCtgcctttcttctcattcttcttcttgccaCAGTTGTCCTATTGCTGTCTTTTGGTCATTGCCCTGTACACATTCTTATTCAGTTGTCTGTGCCTTTTCTATACAGAAAGCtttcatgtttataatattgtcCTGAATAGCCCACttgtcaatgaaaacaaaatttttcttctggaaagtttatcattatgtaatgttgtaagaaagattataaaaataaagaaaccaaaaggTGTCTATAGGCTTGAGCCACCCTGCATTTCTGAAGGCTGCCTTTCTTGACCCTGAGCTCTTTCACTGTCTCTGCACTGTGAGAACTGAGGATATTTTCATGAATAACAGCAGATCTTTATTATTGTGGCTTTCTTTTTCAGAGCTGGATTCAAATgatccttcaggaatgaagaactCTCTGAAGCTAGAGGGTGATTCTATGGATGGCTCCTTCGCCAACAAGCATGGCCGCCACATCATAGGCCACATTGATGACTATACTGCTCTCAGAGAGCAGATTGCGGAGGGGAAACAGCTGGTTGAACAGATCCAGTCTCTCCTGACACCCACATGCAACTTCCTGGGCCTTGACGCTCAGGGCTCAGAGGTAGTCACACCTGCAGCTCCTGCCTTCACTCTTTCTTTGTGCCCTTCGTCCTTAATTCTAGTTTCTTCtcccctatttatttttgtggcctgCATCTCCCAATGACAGAGGAAGCATCTTCCAATTATTCTAGCCAAGCCCTTGCTTCCCTATCTCCTTATTAATTCTATGTTCTATTCTGTGGTATAGGAAACCAACTAGATATTCTGCCTCAGAGCCACAGAGATGTCTGTGCAGTGTTGCCACCATCCTCAGTaaagtatttgttaagagttgatgCCCATATGATGTTGAAATCAGCACAGTCTCATGGCTCATTATCTGTTACACTCATGCTGACCCATGTGGATTAAAATCTGTCAGGTGGACAGGTACTATGGGATTCACATCCATAAAGGCCTTGTGTGTGGAAAGAGTAAGAATCTGGCAGTGGGAGGGAGGCAATCtgcaaatgcttctcagagtgCATCTGTGTTCAGAGACAACAAGGGCCAATGGCTGTGCTGTCTGAGCTACCAGAGACCCATGGATGTATAGACAGAGCCTTGCATCCAGGTAACCCCCACTTCAGGGCAAGATACATACCCCTATTCATAAACCAACTAATGGGCCACAGGACCAATGTGAGAAGTCACATCTGTGCCTCTCGTTcactggtgcagaagggtcttttaTTGCATGCGGGGAAGGTAAAAGGTCTGTAGAGGACATGACATGGGAATGAGCTGTGACAGCCTTATATAGGGTGTCCAGGTGAGGAGTCATTCCAGGTAAAAGGAGCCACACTTCAGTCCTGGGACCTCAAAGGGATGAGCTAGGGTTTTGCAGGTTCAAGCAGCCCATGCTTTGTGCCTCATCAACAAAGAAAGCTTGAGTCTTGTGCAGGGCTGCAATGTCGTGAGCCCTGTGATGTCTCAACTTCAGTGATGTCCAtggctccctcccacctttccacAGGCACCAGGCAGCAAATGTTTCCATGAGCTAAGAAGCAGTGCTCATGCCCTGCAGCGCACCCTAGATGAGTCAGCCTCCCTCCTGACCATGTTCTGGAGAGCAGCTTTACCAAGTATCCATGGCCCTGGGCTGCCTGGCAAAGTGGTAAGAGGCCAGTGTTGTCTTCTGGTATAAGCCCTGCTCTTCTGCCCCATGAGATTCTGTATTCTCAGTTCCAGGGCTTTCTGAGGGTCAGGAGCTACACAGGTTGTTAGAATGTGCTGGATCTTAATGTAGCATCCTGGAGGGAGACCCCTGGTGGATGTTTTCATTGAAGCTCTGATTACCTTACTTTGTCCTCACACCCCAAACCCCAAGATAATAATtcgaagagaagaaaaggaaatggagaagcaCAGACATAGATGCCATGGTAATCTATAAATATCTGCTTCCAATAAATCTGAAGTTTGAACTAAAATTCAGGGGCCTTTGAAgcttctccattcctcagggcttcttGGTCAAAAGATCAAAGGAAGTCACTGTGATCCTGCAGCTTCTTTCAGTCATGCTCCTAGAATCCCAACACACCTTTTATCTCTGTTCCAGTCTGGGGAAAAGGTAGAGCCCCTAAAGAATTGTCCTGCCTTGGTTGGACTAGAATCTGGATCCGCTCActagtttttatttccatattaatgTAACTggtatgtttggggaaaaaactaTGCTAATTACAAGGAAGCACTTTACCATCTTCAGATTCGTACagacattttgaaatgtgaaCACTGTCATCAGGTAGCCCTGTGTCCCAGACATAGTATCTCTGAAATTCCAAGTCCAGCATGGATGGGAGAAGGGTGAGACAAAATTACTTCAAGGACTGATTTGGAGGTCTTGTTCACAGTTGGGAGTTGCTGTGGGTCTGGAGTCAGGGTCTCCTTGATCCTTGATTGGGGGCTTTCAGGTTCTCAACATTCCTACCTGTGGTCTTTTTCTCAACTGTTCTGAACTGAGGGATTGAGAAGCTATAATGAAGGGAACTCAGTCTGCTGAGAAGATTGGAGTTCTGCTTCTGATTGGTAGGAACCACAAAGAACTGGATACATTCGGTCTCCAAACTGTTGTCTGAGAGCTTGTCCTTCTTCCCCAGGATGAATCAATGGAAAGGGAGCTCCTGGATCTGCGAGCCCAAGTATCGAAACAGGAGAAGCTCCTTGAGAGCACAGCTGAGCGTCTGAAGACTGCTAACCAGCAGAAGGAGAACATGGAACAGTTCATTGTCAGCCAGCGTAGGTGCCCCTGAGCTGTGGAGCAGCAGAGGAAAGGGCTTGTCTTGCAGATGTCCCACTTGTGCTGCAGATAAACAGTGACCACAGAGGCACTGGGAATGTTGGGAAGGGAGAGTCTGATGCACTGGGCCCAACCCTCCTGTGACATGAGCAGTTGTGGTTGCagaaggagggggagaaaaagGGGTCAGCAAGAGGCCATGATTGAGGGGTGAGAAGAAAATGCTCTAGAAAATGCATGCCCAGCAAGTAGGGCCCAGCTGGAAATTCCTTCTCTCTGgggctcttttcttctttcagtgacCAGGACACATGATGTTTTGAAGAAGGCAAGGACTAACTTGGAGCGAAAGCATCGATTCCATCTTACACAGTCACAGAGCCTGCTTCAAATACATCACCATCTGACATCAGCTCTGTAAGTGACCCTGACCTCCTTTACCTTCTAGGAGATATCAGGTTCACCACACAGGTCTTAGCTCCTGGATAGCCTCCTCTTAAGATTCCATCCCTTCACCCTCCTGCCCGCTCCGCTTTCTACCCTGTTATTATTCTCCTCTCCTCACCATCTCTCCCCTTTAGCCCaattttctctccttgatgtcagtcaagcaaggagccagagaAATGCAGTTCAGTTGGTCCCTGAGGGAAGAAACTTTCAAAGTCTCTCTGTGAATTAGTTGTCTACCAAGAGATCTTGAGGCCATAAGTGCATTCTGGACTTTCCTGAACTACTTTATGAAAAACCAAATAAGGCATAACCTTATAAATTGACTTTAGTGCACAAAATTAGGTTAagaacagcattttattttaacatctcattttctttaaaaaacatgaaggaaGATCCATTTGGTCTCctggatataaaagaaaaaactgataatgaaaaaaagatgtatgaaagatgatatgtcatgagctttgtaatgttttgaacaaccaataaaaaaaagaaaagaaaagaaaaaaatacactttaagggaaaagttttaaaatatatacatatagcagATATTCTCTACTTTCACTTAAATGCTGTGCTAATAATTCCCTAGAAATCCTATTAAGAGAAAATTCATGTGTAActgattgttttaaatatgagaaattaaaccTTTAAACTTATATGGTAAACATCAGAGCAGTTGAGCATTCTAGGAATGTTCCTAAGTTGTACCCTGAGAGCCTTGACACCCATAGTGTGATCAAGCATGGGATGTATATTAACTAGCTCTTGTTTTCTAATTCCCTTTGGTTCTCTGAGaattgctttctttcctgagcCTCTTAACACAACACTTAGAGGATTGGCTCTGTACAGCCTCTTCCTATCCCTGCCAAGTTAACCCACAGCCTCCAGTTCCTGCTGGCTCCCTCCAGTGTGCAGGCCACCCTCTTTTGTTCCAAATTTCTGGTCTCTAACTCCAGGCTAAATGTTAACTGGTTGTATGCCATTGGCTGGCCCCTTTGCCTCTGTGAGCTACTACCCTTCATCTGTTAAAGGTGGACCATCTCTGAGGTCCCTGCCAATTTGACTTCTCCTTATGAAAAATGAGACACACAATTAACAGGGGAACTTGCCCCAATATGTCCTCTTCAGTACAGGCTGTTTCTACATGTGCGTGTTTCATGCTTCATCCTTCTTTTCCTGGAATATgacaaggcctttatttttcttcagaccACATAACATGTAGTATGAACTGGGTAATAAAAGGACAGTAGTAGGATCTGACCATATGACATGCAGTAGGGCTATGGCTGGGGCACCAGGGATTTGGGTGCACAGGGAAGCTTATCCTCTAAGCTGGAACCTGGAATCTCCTCCAGACCCAGTGCATCCCCTTGACTCATTCTTTTTACTACCTCCCACCATGTTTATGCCTTCCTGCATGCTTTGCCCTAATTCCAGTGTCTGGGCATCATAAGTGGGGTCTAACAGTTCCATCTGAAcagaattcttttgtttacttGCAGGTGAAATCgttaagggtccttctgtgtgCTCCAGCATTGAGACCCTTGCCTTCCAGGAGCCACAAAAGAAGCAAAGCCACCACAGGTCCCTGCATTGACAGGTCACATGATTAGTGTACGCTCATCTTATGAAATGTGGCCTGTGTCACAGAGAGTGGGAGTGGACCTAGAAGAAAAATGCTCCAAAGACCAaaccacacatcagagaaaaaaaaaaaaaaagttctatggtTGTGGTCAATGTGCCCAGGATCCAGCAGCACAAACAACTAAGAAAtagtcctttcccttcctttctcttccacccCATCCAGAGACAACAAAGTCAAGATCTTCAGCTGACCTGCACACATCTTCAGGACACCATTCTGCACCTGGCCACTTGCTCATCTGCCTGCTATGGTGCTGCACTCTTTGTGATCCCACGTTAGTATATGCTACATTCATTGGCCCTGAACTCCATGTACATATCTACTCTAAGcaaattcttaattattattagaaataaattattattagtgcTTCTCAAGTTGCATGATCAGAGTCAACACTGATTTTATCCTGTGTCTTTTTCTAATGTAAGCAGGTGGAATTATGAACTGCTTCATCAGCCTCCTATTGCTTTGATTTGTTGAATCTTTGTTATCTGTCATCTCAAaagcatttccaattttccttgtaatgtttttctttaccccatatgtattttttatataaagtctttgctttatttgaaacttctgttgatctttcacttattttttattgttgactcATAATTGAATTCTATGTTCAAATCATCTATTCTCAATAAATCCTTGAGGAAATTTTGAGTCTTGCTTTATGACTGCATTTGTTATCTTGCCTTCACTGCTTCGAAATATCGgagataaactttttttcccttgtactttttctattttctattattgtATATTAAACTTATATGTTTCCAACTGTATATATGGCAGTGGATTTCCTTTAGTTATTGTCAACATTTCGCcatataatgttcttttttacTAGGTCcatgttcatttttcaaatatattttatatgtattttcacatgcatatttttgaatattcatgttttatatatatatatatattaataccctaactttaacctttACCCtacacaatatttattattaatcct
This region of Ictidomys tridecemlineatus isolate mIctTri1 chromosome 11, mIctTri1.hap1, whole genome shotgun sequence genomic DNA includes:
- the LOC144368347 gene encoding myomegalin-like; translation: MERELLDLRAQVSKQEKLLESTAERLKTANQQKENMEQFIVSQLTRTHDVLKKARTNLERKHRFHLTQSQSLLQIHHHLTSAL